A genomic segment from Rhodobacter sp. CZR27 encodes:
- a CDS encoding transposase: MILLLERRIEKVETRIAEIIQSSPELAETDRPLQSVPGVGTIVAATLLAELPEIGTTDRRRIAALAGLAPIARDSGQRNGKRVIGGGRATVRTALYLAALHASRHSATFKAFRKKLQDAGKPVKTALTATARKLLSELNSMILGGTCFRETQPT, encoded by the coding sequence TTGATCCTGCTCCTCGAGCGGCGGATCGAAAAGGTCGAGACAAGGATCGCGGAGATCATTCAGTCTTCGCCCGAACTGGCCGAAACCGATCGCCCGCTGCAGTCGGTGCCCGGTGTCGGCACGATCGTCGCGGCCACTCTTCTGGCCGAGTTGCCTGAGATCGGCACAACAGATCGCCGAAGGATCGCAGCTCTCGCCGGCCTTGCGCCGATTGCCCGGGATAGCGGCCAACGCAACGGGAAACGTGTCATCGGTGGCGGAAGGGCCACCGTCAGGACCGCCCTCTATCTCGCTGCACTGCACGCGTCACGTCATTCGGCGACGTTCAAAGCGTTCCGAAAGAAGCTGCAGGATGCAGGAAAACCGGTGAAAACCGCTTTGACTGCGACGGCCAGGAAGCTGCTCAGCGAGCTCAACAGCATGATCTTGGGCGGAACCTGCTTTCGGGAGACTCAGCCAACCTGA
- a CDS encoding PhnD/SsuA/transferrin family substrate-binding protein: MAKHPTRRRLIGMASVGLAAPSLLRASPDFRLGLTPVFLDNEAVLLHRLRFALSEAIGDSVSLVQRRTYQEVVGLLLEGSVSAAWICGYPFLQHEDVLELVGVPVWRGQPLYRSCLIVQTGDAAGGLADLRGGIHAFSDPDSNSGWLVTASDLARMGETPERYFGRTFFTYGHRNVVRAVGAGLARSGSVDGYVWEALAAAEPGLVQSTRVIARSEPMGFPPFACRRDGSKTPEVRRFREALLTLRETEAGRAALGLLQLDGVVPGAVALFDPIAQRMRELGAAR; this comes from the coding sequence ATGGCGAAGCACCCGACGCGGCGGCGGCTGATTGGGATGGCGAGCGTGGGCCTGGCCGCGCCCTCGCTGCTCCGGGCGTCGCCCGACTTCCGCCTCGGGCTCACGCCGGTGTTCCTCGACAATGAGGCGGTCCTTCTGCACCGGCTCCGGTTCGCGCTGTCGGAGGCGATTGGCGACAGCGTATCCCTCGTCCAGCGCCGCACCTATCAGGAGGTCGTGGGCCTGCTGCTCGAAGGCTCTGTCTCGGCGGCCTGGATCTGCGGCTATCCGTTCCTGCAGCATGAGGATGTGTTGGAGCTTGTGGGAGTTCCGGTCTGGCGGGGGCAGCCCCTCTACCGCTCCTGCCTGATCGTGCAGACGGGCGATGCGGCGGGCGGGCTGGCGGATCTCCGCGGCGGCATCCATGCCTTTTCCGACCCGGACAGCAACTCGGGGTGGCTCGTCACCGCCTCGGACCTCGCGCGGATGGGCGAGACGCCCGAGCGGTACTTCGGCCGGACCTTCTTCACCTACGGGCACCGCAACGTCGTCCGGGCGGTGGGGGCGGGGCTGGCGCGGTCGGGCAGCGTCGACGGCTATGTCTGGGAGGCGCTGGCAGCCGCCGAACCCGGTCTTGTGCAAAGCACCCGGGTGATCGCGCGCTCCGAACCGATGGGATTTCCGCCCTTCGCCTGCCGCCGTGATGGCAGCAAGACCCCCGAGGTCCGCCGGTTCCGCGAGGCCCTGCTGACCCTTCGCGAAACCGAGGCCGGGCGCGCGGCGCTGGGACTGCTGCAGCTCGACGGGGTGGTGCCGGGCGCGGTGGCCCTGTTCGACCCGATCGCGCAGCGCATGCGCGAACTCGGCGCGGCCCGGTGA
- a CDS encoding ATP-binding protein: MRHLPLSVRVPLAAAAMMVATGLVASQQVLGRLDAEQRSRLRELVELQVTGLSVALGPSVLREDVWEVFDTLDRAGEAGGRIVLTAVADAQGRVIAASDPRRAPVGSALATLSADALPSEALVLDPAARHVRVLAPLVYQGRPIGQILIELDVSDLVAERRHARLFLLAGNALATGLIAALGLLAMRRMLRPVGTLARHMGAAEGAPQPIAEAEIPRGDPELAGLFRTFNAMSDAVRARAETERRLAERERFVSLGRLSSSLAHEINNPLGGLLNATDTIRSYADRPKVVRQSADLLDRGLRHLRDVARATLEMNRIDRQGMPLQAQDFDDLRILFAPEVARLGQRLDWAVAPGLFDPWPAAPVRQIALNLLLNASAAAGSGGSVALRVACDADLRLEVSDDGPGLSEAALCRLMTDDPLPPEGGVGLRLVRDLVRDLGGRIDHARSDGLTALAVVLPPRLPC, translated from the coding sequence ATGCGGCACCTGCCCCTCTCGGTCCGGGTGCCGCTCGCGGCTGCCGCGATGATGGTGGCAACCGGACTCGTCGCCTCGCAACAGGTGCTCGGCCGGCTGGACGCGGAGCAGCGGTCGCGCCTGCGCGAACTGGTCGAGCTGCAGGTGACGGGGCTTTCCGTGGCGCTGGGTCCCTCGGTCCTGCGCGAGGATGTGTGGGAGGTCTTCGACACGCTGGATCGTGCGGGCGAGGCGGGCGGCCGGATCGTGCTGACCGCCGTGGCCGATGCGCAGGGCCGTGTGATCGCGGCGAGCGACCCGCGCCGCGCGCCGGTGGGCAGCGCGCTTGCGACGCTGAGCGCCGATGCCCTTCCCTCGGAGGCGCTGGTGCTTGACCCTGCCGCCCGGCATGTGCGGGTGCTGGCGCCGCTCGTCTATCAGGGGCGGCCGATCGGTCAGATCCTGATCGAACTGGACGTTTCGGATCTCGTCGCCGAGCGGCGCCACGCGCGGCTTTTTCTGCTCGCCGGCAATGCGCTGGCGACCGGCCTGATCGCGGCGCTTGGACTGCTGGCCATGCGCCGGATGCTGCGCCCGGTGGGCACGCTCGCGCGGCACATGGGCGCGGCCGAGGGCGCGCCGCAGCCCATCGCCGAGGCCGAGATCCCCCGCGGCGATCCCGAGCTGGCCGGGCTGTTCCGCACCTTCAACGCCATGAGCGATGCGGTGAGGGCGCGGGCCGAGACCGAACGCCGGCTGGCCGAGCGCGAGCGCTTCGTGAGCCTCGGCCGGCTCTCCTCCTCGCTCGCGCATGAGATCAACAACCCGCTGGGCGGGCTTCTCAACGCGACCGACACGATCCGCAGCTACGCCGACCGTCCCAAGGTGGTGCGCCAGTCGGCCGATCTGCTCGACCGCGGCCTGCGCCATCTGCGCGACGTGGCGCGGGCGACGCTCGAGATGAACCGGATCGACCGGCAGGGGATGCCGCTTCAGGCGCAGGACTTCGACGACCTCCGCATCCTCTTCGCACCCGAGGTGGCGCGGCTTGGGCAGCGCCTCGACTGGGCGGTCGCGCCGGGGCTGTTTGATCCCTGGCCCGCGGCACCGGTCCGCCAGATCGCGCTGAACCTGCTGCTGAACGCGTCGGCTGCGGCCGGTTCGGGGGGCAGTGTTGCCCTGCGCGTGGCCTGCGATGCCGACCTGCGGCTGGAGGTGTCGGACGACGGGCCGGGCCTGTCCGAGGCTGCGCTCTGCCGGCTGATGACCGACGATCCGCTGCCGCCCGAAGGCGGCGTGGGCCTGCGCCTCGTCCGGGATCTGGTCCGCGACCTGGGCGGGCGGATCGATCACGCGCGCAGTGATGGGCTGACCGCCCTGGCGGTCGTTCTGCCGCCGAGGCTGCCATGCTGA
- a CDS encoding sigma-54 dependent transcriptional regulator, producing MLSGHRIALIEDDEIMGGSLLQRLTLEGAEVLWLKQAGRALGALRTPRKPFHAVICDIRLPDGSGEEVFTTLCRTVTPPPFLFITGQGDIAQAVRLMQAGAADYVTKPFELPVLLERLALLIRREVAIDLPPLLGVSEAARRVEALVRAAAAQDHPVTIRGAPGTGKGLVARRIHRLSDRSAAPFVEVNLARESDPAAALSDALHQIGEGVLFLNAPERLPEALQDNLLRALDRTTGRVISAMLPGAGPTLAALGERLSRSEIRVPPLAERPEDAVWLLRLLFGRMNPRRPRPLSGISALAEAAVGAHDWPGNGRELRARLVRALETAAGAWLFPADLFPERQDESFRTLAQARDAAERAQILAALERCEGRVAETAKLLDVSRTTLWEKMQKLGL from the coding sequence ATGCTGAGCGGCCATCGGATCGCCCTCATCGAGGATGACGAGATCATGGGCGGCTCGCTTCTGCAGCGGCTGACGCTGGAGGGGGCCGAGGTGCTCTGGCTGAAGCAGGCGGGGCGTGCGCTTGGGGCGCTGCGCACGCCGCGCAAGCCCTTCCATGCGGTGATCTGCGACATCCGGCTGCCCGATGGCTCGGGCGAGGAGGTCTTCACCACGCTCTGCCGCACGGTGACGCCGCCGCCCTTCCTGTTCATCACCGGGCAGGGCGACATCGCACAGGCGGTGCGGCTGATGCAGGCAGGCGCGGCGGACTATGTGACCAAGCCCTTCGAGCTGCCGGTGCTGCTGGAACGGCTGGCGCTGCTGATCCGGCGCGAGGTGGCCATCGATCTGCCGCCGCTGCTGGGCGTGTCGGAGGCGGCGCGCCGGGTCGAGGCGCTGGTGCGCGCGGCCGCAGCGCAGGATCATCCGGTGACGATCCGCGGCGCGCCGGGCACCGGCAAGGGCCTCGTCGCGCGGCGCATCCACCGGCTGTCGGACCGCAGCGCCGCGCCCTTCGTCGAGGTCAACCTGGCGCGCGAGTCCGATCCGGCCGCCGCACTGAGCGATGCCCTGCACCAGATCGGCGAAGGGGTGCTGTTCCTCAATGCCCCCGAGCGGCTGCCCGAGGCCCTGCAGGACAATCTGCTCCGCGCGCTCGACCGGACTACCGGCCGGGTGATCTCGGCCATGCTGCCGGGGGCGGGGCCGACGCTCGCTGCCCTGGGCGAGCGGCTCTCGCGCAGCGAGATCCGCGTGCCGCCGCTGGCCGAGCGGCCCGAGGACGCGGTCTGGCTTCTGCGCCTCCTGTTCGGGCGGATGAACCCGCGGCGGCCACGGCCGCTCTCCGGGATCTCGGCGCTGGCCGAGGCGGCGGTCGGGGCCCACGACTGGCCGGGCAACGGGCGCGAGCTGCGCGCGCGGCTGGTCCGGGCGCTGGAGACTGCCGCGGGCGCGTGGCTCTTTCCGGCGGACCTCTTCCCCGAGCGGCAGGACGAGAGCTTCCGCACCCTGGCCCAGGCGCGCGACGCGGCCGAGCGGGCGCAGATCCTCGCCGCGCTGGAGCGCTGCGAGGGGCGTGTGGCCGAGACGGCGAAGCTGCTCGACGTCTCGCGCACGACGTTGTGGGAGAAGATGCAGAAGCTGGGTCTCTGA
- a CDS encoding arsenate reductase (azurin) small subunit, whose product MRCNRLVDVGRRQFLRGGVVGAAGLAAGAVLPVAPAKAGAMARVDYPSNRLANIADLKVGEPLDIAYPDPDSPGILLKLGQPVEGGAGPDGDVVAYSVLCPHKGWQLHYNAADRTLNCPGHYSRFDCEAGGQQIWGNATQNLPQFTLRVDDKGDIHAEGVDELIYGRLSNVL is encoded by the coding sequence ATGAGATGCAACCGGCTGGTCGATGTCGGCCGCCGCCAGTTCCTGCGTGGCGGTGTGGTGGGGGCGGCGGGGCTTGCGGCGGGGGCGGTGCTGCCCGTGGCCCCCGCGAAGGCGGGCGCGATGGCGCGGGTGGACTATCCGTCGAACCGCCTCGCCAATATCGCGGACCTGAAGGTGGGCGAGCCGCTGGACATCGCCTATCCCGATCCCGACAGCCCCGGCATCCTGCTGAAACTCGGCCAGCCGGTCGAGGGCGGCGCGGGGCCGGACGGCGATGTGGTGGCCTATTCCGTGCTCTGCCCGCACAAGGGCTGGCAGCTGCATTACAACGCCGCCGACCGGACGCTGAACTGCCCCGGCCATTACTCGCGCTTCGACTGCGAGGCGGGCGGCCAGCAGATCTGGGGCAATGCCACGCAGAACCTGCCGCAGTTCACGCTGCGCGTCGACGACAAGGGCGACATCCACGCCGAGGGCGTGGACGAACTGATCTACGGCCGCCTGTCGAACGTGCTCTGA